A genomic window from Gossypium hirsutum isolate 1008001.06 chromosome D10, Gossypium_hirsutum_v2.1, whole genome shotgun sequence includes:
- the LOC121222335 gene encoding auxin-responsive protein SAUR71, with the protein MKKLMRRLSRVRVNHSTQYSMLRSEASDPPADPTKRRPDVPEGHFPVYVGMDQTSTRRFIVSAELLRRPIFVELLNRSAQEYGYEQRGVLRIPINIVVFERVLESLRQGRDPSSLDELI; encoded by the coding sequence ATGAAGAAACTGATGAGGAGACTGTCACGAGTTAGGGTAAACCACTCGACTCAGTACTCAATGCTCCGATCCGAGGCATCCGATCCTCCTGCGGACCCCACGAAGCGAAGACCCGACGTACCGGAAGGGCATTTCCCGGTTTACGTCGGGATGGATCAGACGTCGACGCGTAGGTTCATCGTCAGTGCTGAGTTGCTGCGGCGTCCGATCTTTGTTGAGTTGTTGAACAGATCGGCTCAAGAGTACGGGTACGAGCAAAGGGGAGTGTTGAGGATCCCCATTAACATCGTCGTATTTGAGCGTGTTCTTGAATCTCTCAGGCAAGGTCGAGATCCCTCAAGCCTAGATGAATTGATCTAG